In one Chlamydiales bacterium genomic region, the following are encoded:
- the pyk gene encoding pyruvate kinase, producing MTTRTKIICTIGPACNTVEKMIALMEAGMNVARLNFSHGTHDAHLSSINNLKEARKRSNKPLAILLDTKGPEIRVGKVEGDGLSLTAGQHLLLVKEEVMGTKDGVTVVPSIIFESVHEGMTVLFDNGFISSRIVKVVQDGFIVEIDNPGILKSNKGVNIPNKAVDLPAMTEKDIEDICFGCRHDIDLIAASFVRSAENVLEIKRLLIKEGKPDILVFAKIESFQGVENFDAIVQVADGIMIARGDLGVELPVYQVPRLQKMMIRKSCLAGKPIVTATQMLESMMNNPRPTRADVSDIANAIYDSTSCVMLSGETAVGLYPVETVRVMKSVIQEAEGDFNYREFFYHDVKRVYHDIASSVTLASVKTAYSAGAKAIFTFTSSGRTARLISRLRPEKPIIAMTPSEKIYNQLSFNWGVVPFLCKDATTFEAAFAKISQFALEMGLVNYGDLVVVTAGNPFGVSGTTNMMLVESIGDVVVRGSKGSGSVISGKVAIVLAPDSRLEKNTKGCLVVVTRCNDSYIPIIKNALGIILQNHVDDVDSERYVMAIAKSLGIPVIVQADAACHVLKDGQVITIDPQKGLVYKGVVEGLG from the coding sequence ATGACAACAAGAACTAAGATTATTTGTACAATTGGGCCTGCATGCAATACTGTTGAGAAGATGATAGCCCTTATGGAAGCTGGGATGAATGTAGCTCGTCTCAACTTTAGCCATGGAACGCATGATGCGCACTTATCTAGTATCAACAATCTTAAAGAGGCAAGGAAGAGATCAAATAAGCCTCTTGCAATCCTTCTCGATACTAAAGGTCCTGAAATAAGAGTTGGTAAAGTAGAGGGGGATGGACTCTCACTTACTGCAGGACAACATCTTCTTCTTGTTAAAGAGGAGGTAATGGGTACTAAGGATGGTGTAACAGTTGTGCCTTCCATTATTTTTGAGTCAGTACACGAAGGTATGACAGTGCTTTTTGATAATGGATTCATTTCTTCAAGGATCGTAAAAGTTGTGCAAGATGGCTTTATTGTAGAAATTGATAATCCTGGTATTTTAAAGTCAAACAAGGGTGTAAATATTCCCAATAAGGCAGTAGACCTACCTGCTATGACAGAAAAGGATATTGAAGATATCTGTTTTGGTTGTAGGCATGACATTGACTTGATAGCAGCTTCTTTTGTGCGCTCAGCAGAAAATGTTTTGGAGATCAAACGCCTCCTCATTAAAGAGGGAAAGCCTGATATTTTAGTATTTGCAAAAATTGAAAGCTTTCAGGGAGTAGAAAATTTTGATGCTATAGTACAAGTTGCAGATGGAATCATGATAGCAAGAGGGGATTTAGGTGTTGAATTGCCAGTCTACCAAGTGCCAAGATTACAGAAGATGATGATTAGAAAAAGCTGTCTTGCAGGAAAGCCTATAGTGACAGCTACACAGATGCTTGAATCGATGATGAATAATCCAAGGCCTACAAGGGCCGATGTTTCAGATATCGCAAATGCTATCTATGATAGCACATCTTGTGTAATGCTCTCTGGAGAAACAGCTGTTGGTTTATATCCTGTTGAAACGGTACGTGTTATGAAAAGTGTGATACAAGAGGCCGAGGGAGACTTTAATTACCGAGAATTCTTTTATCATGATGTCAAACGAGTTTATCATGATATTGCCTCTTCTGTTACCCTTGCAAGTGTTAAAACGGCTTATAGTGCGGGTGCAAAGGCAATTTTTACCTTTACTAGCAGTGGAAGAACCGCTCGTCTTATTTCAAGGTTGCGTCCTGAAAAGCCCATTATTGCAATGACCCCAAGTGAAAAAATTTATAATCAGCTCTCATTTAATTGGGGAGTTGTTCCTTTCCTTTGCAAAGATGCAACAACTTTTGAAGCTGCATTTGCAAAAATTTCTCAGTTTGCATTGGAAATGGGTTTGGTAAATTATGGCGATCTTGTTGTAGTAACTGCGGGCAACCCATTTGGAGTTTCTGGAACGACTAACATGATGTTGGTAGAGAGCATAGGAGATGTTGTAGTTAGGGGAAGTAAAGGTTCTGGCTCTGTTATAAGTGGAAAAGTTGCAATTGTTTTAGCGCCAGATTCTCGTTTAGAAAAAAATACTAAGGGCTGCTTAGTTGTAGTTACAAGGTGTAATGATTCTTATATTCCTATTATTAAAAATGCTCTTGGTATAATTTTACAAAACCATGTGGATGATGTAGATTCAGAGCGCTATGTTATGGCTATTGCAAAATCTCTTGGAATACCTGTGATTGTGCAGGCTGACGCTGCTTGCCATGTCTTGAAAGATGGGCAAGTGATTACAATCGATCCACAAAAAGGACTCGTTTACAAAGGTGTTGTAGAGGGATTGGGTTGA
- a CDS encoding ATP-binding protein, producing MERQDYLKKIEQTYRAHSVCALLGPRQVGKTTLAHVYAEGKPHVHFDLEKPSDLARLESAQLTLGQIKNTLIIIDEIQRRPDLFPLIRVLVDEHSAKRKFLVLGSASRDLIQQSSESLAGRIGYIELSPFNLNEVLGDMRLWVRGGFPRSFLAIDEETSFLWRQEYITTFLERDIPNLGFHIPPEQIRRFWMMLAHYHGQIFNNTEIGKSLGISHHTARKYLDILVGTFMIRLLTPWHENLSKRQVKTPKIYFRDSGILNALIGLHSFNDLSFHPKMGSFWEGFALEEIIQEFKARTEECYFWKIQSGAELDLLIFKNGKRIGFEFKYTDRVRKTASMQTACKDLNLDHLFVIHPGNDSFPLDEKISARPLWIIQPNPSTTPL from the coding sequence GGAAAGCCCCATGTTCATTTTGATCTTGAGAAACCAAGCGATCTTGCTCGTCTCGAATCTGCCCAACTTACACTAGGACAAATCAAGAATACATTGATTATTATCGATGAAATTCAAAGAAGACCTGATCTTTTTCCTCTCATTCGTGTACTTGTTGATGAGCATAGCGCAAAAAGAAAATTTTTAGTTTTAGGAAGTGCATCTCGTGATCTTATTCAACAATCTTCGGAAAGCCTAGCTGGACGCATTGGCTACATTGAACTTTCCCCTTTTAACTTAAATGAAGTACTAGGAGATATGCGCTTATGGGTAAGGGGTGGATTTCCTCGTTCTTTTCTCGCTATAGATGAAGAGACCAGTTTTCTATGGCGTCAAGAATACATTACAACCTTTCTTGAAAGAGACATCCCTAACCTAGGCTTTCATATACCTCCCGAGCAAATTCGTAGGTTTTGGATGATGCTTGCCCACTACCATGGTCAAATTTTTAATAACACGGAAATTGGAAAATCTTTAGGAATTTCTCATCATACCGCCCGCAAGTATTTAGATATTTTAGTTGGAACCTTTATGATAAGATTACTTACACCATGGCATGAAAATCTAAGTAAAAGACAAGTAAAAACACCCAAAATTTATTTTCGAGATTCTGGTATTTTAAATGCTTTAATTGGACTTCACTCTTTCAATGATCTAAGCTTTCATCCTAAAATGGGCTCTTTTTGGGAAGGTTTTGCTTTAGAAGAGATTATTCAAGAGTTTAAAGCACGTACTGAAGAATGCTATTTTTGGAAAATACAATCAGGAGCAGAGTTAGACCTTTTAATCTTTAAAAATGGAAAGAGAATAGGGTTTGAATTCAAATATACAGATAGGGTACGTAAAACAGCCTCTATGCAAACTGCTTGCAAAGATTTAAACCTTGATCACCTATTTGTTATTCATCCAGGTAATGACAGCTTTCCACTCGACGAAAAGATCTCTGCCCGCCCTCTCTGGATAATTCAACCCAATCCCTCTACAACACCTTTGTAA